One stretch of Oncorhynchus clarkii lewisi isolate Uvic-CL-2024 chromosome 1, UVic_Ocla_1.0, whole genome shotgun sequence DNA includes these proteins:
- the LOC139386005 gene encoding kelch-like protein 25, translating into MSVSVHENRKSRTSTGSMNISLFHKPSHPDSVLTHLNTLRKQCMFTDVTLWAGDRSFPCHRAVLAACSRYFEAMFSGGLRESLDNEVNFRDSVHPEVLELLLDFAYSSRVIINEENAESLLEAGDMLQFHDIRDAAAEFLEKNLHLSNCLGMMLLSDAHQCKQLYELSWRMCLVHFEALRDTEDFYGLNKDKLLNLILSDELEIEDEHIVFNAVMRWVRYDLDGRRDDLPELLGGIRLALLPSECLIEAVACEELVMSDKRSRQIVEEAMQCKKKILQNDGVVTSPCARPRKAGHTLLILGGQTFMCDKIYQVDHKAKEIIPKSVLPSPRKEFSACAIGCKVYVTGGRGSENGVSKDVWIYDTVHEEWSKGAPMLIARFGHGSAELENWLYVVGGHTAIAGIFPASPSVSLKQVERYDPLTNKWTMMAPLRDGVSNAAVVSAKLKLFVFGGTTIHRDKASKVQCYDPLENRWAIAAECPQPWRYTAAAVLGSQIFIMGGDTEFTAASAYRFDCETNQWSRVGDMTSKRMSCHAVASGNKLYVVGGYFGTQRCKTLDCYDPTSDSWNSITTVPYSLIPTAFVSTWKHLPA; encoded by the coding sequence ATGTCAGTCAGCGTCCATGAAAACCGTAAGTCCCGGACCAGCACGGGCTCCATGAACATCTCACTGTTCCATAAGCCCTCGCATCCAGACAGCGTGCTCACTCACCTCAACACCCTCCGCAAGCAGTGCATGTTCACTGACGTGACGCTGTGGGCGGGGGACCGCTCCTTCCCCTGCCATCGGGCGGTACTGGCTGCATGCAGCCGCTACTTTGAGGCTATGTTCAGCGGCGGGCTCCGTGAGAGCCTGGACAACGAGGTGAACTTCAGAGACAGTGTGCATCCAGAGGTGTTGGAGCTGCTGCTGGACTTTGCCTACTCGTCACGTGTCATCATCAACGAGGAGAACGCGGAGTCGTTGCTGGAGGCGGGAGACATGCTGCAGTTCCACGACATCAGAGACGCTGCTGCGGAATTCCTTGAGAAGAACCTGCACTTGTCCAACTGCCTGGGTATGATGCTACTGTCTGATGCCCACCAATGCAAACAGCTGTATGAGCTCTCCTGGCGGATGTGCCTGGTGCACTTTGAGGCGTTGCGGGACACAGAGGACTTCTACGGCCTCAACAAAGACAAGCTGCTGAACCTGATCCTCAGCGACGAGCTGGAGATCGAAGACGAGCATATCGTGTTCAATGCTGTGATGCGCTGGGTGCGCTACGACCTGGACGGCCGCAGAGACGACCTCCCTGAGCTGCTGGGTGGAATCCGCCTGGCCCTGCTGCCCTCCGAGTGTCTGATTGAGGCGGTGGCCTGCGAGGAGCTGGTGATGTCAGACAAGAGGAGCCGGCAGATAGTGGAGGAGGCCATGCAGTGCAAGAAGAAGATCCTGCAAAACGATGGGGTGGTCACCAGCCCATGTGCCCGGCCCCGTAAGGCAGGCCACACGTTGCTCATCTTGGGAGGACAGACCTTCATGTGTGATAAGATCTACCAGGTGGACCACAAAGCCAAGGAGATCATTCCCAAGTCGGTCTTGCCCAGTCCCAGGAAAGAGTTCAGCGCCTGTGCAATTGGCTGTAAGGTCTACGTGACTGGGGGGAGGGGTTCTGAGAACGGGGTATCCAAGGATGTTTGGATCTATGACACAGTCCACGAGGAGTGGTCTAAAGGAGCTCCCATGTTGATAGCACGGTTTGGCCATGGTTCAGCTGAACTGGAGAACTGGCTGTATGTGGTGGGTGGCCACACTGCCATAGCAGGCATCTTCCCAGCCTCCCCCTCAGTCTCCCTCAAACAGGTAGAGCGGTATGACCCACTCACCAACAAATGGACCATGATGGCGCCACTCAGAGATGGTGTTAGCAATGCAGCTGTGGTCAGCGCCAAGCTAAAGCTGTTTGTGTTTGGTGGTACCACCATACACAGAGACAAGGCCTCAAAGGTGCAGTGCTACGACCCTCTAGAGAACCGCTGGGCCATCGCAGCAGAATGTCCGCAACCGTGGAGATACACAGCCGCTGCTGTTCTGGGCAGCCAGATCTTCATAATGGGCGGAGACACTGAGTTCACCGCCGCCTCCGCCTACCGCTTTGACTGTGAGACCAACCAGTGGTCTCGTGTTGGGGACATGACTTCTAAAAGAATGAGCTGCCATGCAGTGGCCTCTGGGAACAAACTGTACGTGGTGGGGGGCTACTTTGGGACGCAGCGCTGCAAGACTCTAGACTGTTATGACCCCACGTCTGATAGCTGGAACAGTATAACCACAGTGCCTTACTCACTAATTCCCACTGCGTTTGTAAGCACCTGGAAACATCTACCTGCCTAG